Proteins from one Salmo salar chromosome ssa07, Ssal_v3.1, whole genome shotgun sequence genomic window:
- the LOC106609146 gene encoding UPF0606 protein KIAA1549 isoform X3, with the protein MESLILMSTGSRMCPGASQGLRIYCAHLLVASLLVSMTMSSSPVAGGVDSNRTTAALSSSRSSSSPSSRWPGASPPKDTGHPGNADAASVDDETQGIHLLLRPPDLLSPSHPPPLPPHSQPTLTPPPPWEHAPSLEEAWGSGDYLETLSFMGPEGEELALATTLPSHTYDPDDGASYDTSFPSRPTLPLSSSLLRPSTSPTSPLREGLPFTHPAEPEGYPPWDEEDYDLGDMFPLEPTELLLPDMNSLEYYTNLLARERDEERNREREKEQEREREREREREREREMEREREREREREREREREREREREREREREREREREREREGERERDKDVERDRDGEMVIPPPKTTPKLFITPTATTKTHTHTHTQSPSPSLSTGPPPARDHKHPLVPSVGPTPPLTLSPTLWDGQGTLTPGVRPTSRIPPQPPVPRPRVPPATPGRHPPLPPSNTTSLARPPMLRPPGRDPIKPPPVIEVPGNRPTTTTKATTVTTTTTGTLASVTWTPPVQAPPGRQYLCNVTKPEMYLVRVVLPKSASTVGFGQVRDILKREFNCSVELQVLRTPSSFAFRAVAGPLIFTAMSVINALRQATPGSSSFPTVSPLYGIPDRKYQIHSVLQFVPSHVDVRVCNFSERVERGLLMAYTETRRRAHEFGNVTVQLLNITMGQAKPQGDQKVPVDITFALRDGRGYLLGSEVSGHLRHLSTVEFSFYLGFPVLQIAEPFHYPELNVSHHLRSSWVRTVLLGVQEQTVTERSFKARLERRLALLLEEGLGEGSQRPRWKRSTAVGNNSLQVVRVSRLAGSGRSLEVVYFVEGPGGERVPADATAATLNRLELQRAAIVLGHRVQRPLAQPVETLTVPPSETQSSSVWLIVGVVVPVLLAIFIIIILYWKLCGSEKLEFQPDAINTIQQRQKLQAPTVKGFDFAKLHLGQHSKDDIMVIQEPGALPVPIKEATPSKGGDVNTPKSKGSSTKAARANRRRGRLSPSDGDSLGSDQSSGRESAEETTRHVATPHEGKQHRNKTPKNGRNKMVPPTGSGPDELLSSSSIFDHVDRLSRGSSDARGRQANKVQLIAMQPRPSPPQRSHSPTLTERVSAEVALRHKSEIEHHRNKLRQRAKRRGQCEFPSMDDILDAFGQAQEEAGQGECPQRLYSSAHDHMDSILHTDPPSPPTPGESRRRGRRSPRGRRKQQGNGSLPDTDRLTDRDRLLTDHSATYRKYPGLNNVAYMSDPDLPPDHGSPSPNDEMFDHAPPPPPYVPPQPSIEEARQQMHSLLDDAFALVSPSSQGSVSVGVTQRYAELGMSPSSVQGLLQRQGLGSGAYVTAEEQLQDSVYSNRGQYEEPPSSSRPRPVGGSTGAQLHHLTQVGLSSRISAYPGVGRSVSGPTGSSWNQQPLDQDLSRPGASRESVLSFPEFSSPAVFQMPSSSLGDHSVPPMLLAPPTPEFPLDESSPSAQSSASLIKAIREELRRLAQKQVAVAGTYS; encoded by the exons ATGGAAAGTCTGATCCTGATGAGCACGGGTTCGAGGATGTGCCCCGGAGCCTCTCAGGGCCTGCGCATTTATTGCGCGCATCTGCTGGTAGCTTCCTTGCTGGTGTCCATGACGATGTCAAGCTCACCTGTTGCAG GTGGTGTAGACTCCAACAGAACGACAGCAGCACTGTCGTCATCACGGTCGTCATCGTCACCCTCTTCCAGATGGCCAGGCGCCAGCCCACCCAAAGACACTGGTCACCCTGGTAACGCTGACGCTGCCTCAGTGGACGATGAAACTCAGGGCATACACCTCCTCCTGAGACCCCCGGACCTGCTGTCCCCCAGTCACCCCCCTCCTCTGCCCCCCCACAGCCAGCCCACCCTCACCCCTCCCCCGCCCTGGGAGCACGCCCCCTCCCTAGAGGAGGCCTGGGGGTCCGGAGACTACCTGGAGACGCTCTCCTTCATGGGCCCAGAGGGGGAGGAACTGGCCCTAGCCACAACCTTGCCCAGCCACACCTACGACCCTGACGACGGGGCCTCCTACGACACCTCCTTCCCCTCCCGCCCAACCCTCCCCCTGTCCTCCAGCCTCCTCCGACCCTCTACGtcccccacctcccccctccGGGAGGGCCTCCCCTTCACCCACCCTGCTGAACCTGAGGGATACCCTCCCTGGGATGAAGAAGACTATGACCTGGGGGACATGTTTCCTCTAGAGCCCACGGAGCTGCTGCTGCCAGATATGAACAGTCTGGAGTACTACACCAATCTgctggccagagagagagatgaggagaggaacagagagagggaaaaggagcaagaacgggagagagagagggaaagagagcgagaacgggagagagagatggaaagggagcgagaacgggagagagagagggaaagggagcgagaacgggagagagagagggaaagggagcgagaacgggagagagagagggaaagggagcgagaacgagagagagagggggaaagggagagggataaagatgtggaaagagacagagatggagaaatGGTCATCCCACCCCCAAAGACCACCCCCAAACTCTTCATCACACCCACCGCtaccacaaaaacacacacccacacacacactcagtccccGTCCCCCTCCCTTAGCACAGGGCCCCCTCCAGCCCGGGATCACAAGCACCCCCTTGTCCCCTCAGTGGGTCCCACCCCTCCCCTGACCCTCTCACCCACTCTCTGGGATGGTCAGGGTACCCTCACCCCTGGAGTTAGACCCACCTCCAGAATACCCCCTCAGCCTCCTGTTCCGCGGCCCAGAGTCCCCCCAGCTACCCCTGGCAGACACCCTCCACTGCCCCCCTCTAACACCACCAGCCTGGCTCGCCCCCCCATGCTGCGACCTCCAGGGAGGGACCCCATAAAACCACCACCCGTGATCGAGGTCCCCGGCAATCGACCTACGACCACTACCAAGGCAACCACCGTTACCACGACAACCACTGGCACCCTGGCGAGCGTCACCTGGACTCCCCCAGTCCAGGCCCCTCCAGGACGCCAGTACCTGTGTAACGTCACCAAGCCTGAGATGTACCTGGTCAGAGTGG TCCTGCCTAAGTCTGCCTCCACTGTGGGCTTTGGCCAGGTCAGGGACATCTTGAAGAGGGAGTTCAACTGCTCAGTGGAGCTGCAG GTCCTGAGAACTCCGTCTAGCTTTGCGTTCCGTGCTGTGGCGGGACCTCTGATCTTCACCGCCATGTCTGTCATCAACGCTCTGCGCCAAGCAACACCAGGCTCCTCCTCGTTTCCCACTGTCTCACCCCTCTACGGCATACCTGATCGCAAGTACCAGATACACTCTG tGCTGCAGTTTGTGCCCAGTCACGtggatgtgcgtgtgtgtaactTCAGTGAGCGAGTGGAGAGAGGATTGCTGATGGCCTACACAGAGACACGCAGACGCGCACATGAATTTGGCAACGTTACTGTACAG CTCCTGAACATCACCATGGGTCAGGCCAAGCCACAGGGTGACCAGAAGGTTCCGGTGGACATCACGTTTGCGTTGCGTGATGGGCGGGGCTACCTGTTAGGGTCAGAGGTCAGCGGTCACCTGAGACACCTAAGCACGGTGGAGTTCAGCTTCTACCTGGGCTTCCCCGTGCTGCAGATCGCCGAAC CCTTCCACTACCCCGAGCTAAACGTTTCTCACCATCTACGCTCCTCCTGGGTCCGCACAG tGTTACTGGGTGTCCAGGAGCAGACTGTGACTGAGCGGAGCTTCAAGGCTCGTCTGGAGCGCCGTCTGGCCCTGCTGCTGGAGGAAGGGCTGGGGGAGGGGAGTCAACGACCCCGCTGGAAGAGATCCACGGCCGTGGGTAACAACAGCTTACAG GTGGTGCGTGTGTCGAGACTGGCAGGTTCAGGGCGTTCTCTGGAAGTGGTGTATTTCGTGGAGGGACCAGGGGGGGAGAGAGTTCCTGCTGATGCCACCGCTGCCACCCTCAACCGCCTGGAGCTGCAACGGGCTGCCATCGTACTGGGGCACCGCGTCCAGAGACCCCTTGCCCAGC CTGTGGAGACACTGACAGTGCCCCCGTCTGAGACTCAGAGCAGCAGTGTCTGGCTgattgtgggggtggtggtgccTGTCCTGCTGgctatcttcatcatcatcatcctctacTGGAAACTGTGCGGCTCGGAGAAGCTGGAGTTCCAGCCTGACGCCATCAACACCATTCAGCAGAGACAGAAG cTACAGGCTCCCACTGTGAAGGGGTTTGACTTCGCCAAGCTCCACCTGGGGCAGCACAGTAAGGATGACATCATGGTGATCCAGGAGCCTGGTGCCCTCCCTGTGCCCATCAAAGAGGCCACCCCCTCTAAGGGAGGGGATGTCAACACTCCCAAATCCAAGGGCTCCTCCACCAAGGCTGCCCGCGCTAACCGCCGTAGGGGGAG ACTGTCTCCGTCAGATGGTGACTCGTTAGGTAGCGACCAATCGAGTGGCAGAGAGTCTGCAGAGGAGACCACCAGACATGTGGCCACGCCCCACGAGGGGAAACAGCACCGAAACAAAACGCCCAAGAATG GGAGGAATAAGATGG tcCCTCCCACAGGCAGTGGTCCAGATGAGCTGctttcctcttcctccatctttGACCACGTGGACCGTCTGTCCCGAGGCTCGTCTGACGCCAGGGGTCGCCAGGCCAACAAGGTCCAGTTGATTGCCATGCAGCCCCGGCCCAGCCCACCACAACGCTCACACAGCCCCACCCTCACAGAGAGGGTCAGTGCAGAg gtGGCTCTGAGACATAAGTCGGAGATCGAGCACCACAGGAACAAGCTGCGTCAGCGGGCTAAGAGGCGGGGCCAGTGTGAGTTCCCGTCTATGGATGACATCCTGGACGCCTTCGGGCAGGCGCAGGAGGAGGCGGGGCAGGGAGAGTGTCCCCAGCGCCTCTACAGCTCAGCCCATGACCACATGGACAGCATCCTGCACACCGACCCCCCCTCGCCCCCCACCCCAGGGGAATCCAGAAGGAG GGGGAGGCGCTCTCCTCGGGGCCGGCGGAAGCAGCAGGGGAATGGCAGTCtgccagacacagacagactgacgGACAGAGACCGCCTGCTCACAGACCACAGCGCCACCTACAGGAAATACCCTGGACTCAACAATGTGGCCTACATG TCGGACCCGGATCTACCTCCAGACCACGGCAGCCCCTCCCCTAACGATGAGATGTTTGACCACGCCCCTCCCCCGCCGCCCTACGTGCCCCCCCAGCCGTCCATCGAGGAGGCGCGGCAACAGATGCACTCCCTACTGGACGATGCCTTCGCCCTGGTGTCACCCTCCTCCCAGGGCAGCGTCAGTGTCGGGGTCACGCAG AGGTATGCAGAGTTGGGGATGTCTCCCTCGTCAGTACAAGGCCTGTTGCAGAG gcagGGCCTGGGTTCGGGGGCCTATGTTACTGCAGAGGAGCAGCTGCAAGATTCTGTCTACTCCAACAGGGGGCAGTATGAAgagcctccctcctcctccagacCCCGACCTGTTGGGGGGAGCACAG GTGCTCAGCTGCATCACCTGACTCAGGTGGGCTTGTCGAGCCGGATCAGTGCGTACCCTGGGGTGGGCCGCAGTGTCTCTGGGCCAACAGGCTCCAGCTGGAACCAGCAGCCTTTAGACCAGGACCTCTCCAGACCTGGAGCCAGCAGAGAGAGT gtgCTGTCGTTCCCTGAGTTCTCCTCCCCCGCTGTGTTTCAGATGCCCAGCTCCTCTCTGGGAGACCATTCTGTCCCTCCGATGCTCCTGGCCCCTCCCACTCCAGAGTTCCCCCTAGACGAGTCCTCCCCCTCAGCCCAAAGCTCCGCCTCCCTCATCAAGGCCATCAGGGAGGAGCTACGACGACTTGCCCAGAAACAGGTTGCTGTGGCCGGCACCTACTCCTAG